The following DNA comes from Camelina sativa cultivar DH55 chromosome 14, Cs, whole genome shotgun sequence.
ATGTTGAAATAATGAATCATAATGGAACGCCTAAAATTCACAGGGTGAACTGTTTGAGATTCTTGAGGATGACAAGTGCCTTCCGGAAGAGCAAGTTCAAGCAATCGCAAAGCAGTTGGTAACACGTTTTTGGCCAACATGGctcttattttttatatctgGTTTCCCCTATTTTATGGTTAATAAGACCATGTCGAAACTTCTTCAGGTAAAAGCATTGCATTACTTGCATTCTAACCGTATAATTCATCGTGACATGAAGCCACAAAACATTCTTATTGGTGCTGGGTCTGTCGTTAAGGTGATATAACCTTCCTTTTGCTGCTTCCAGGAATTAAGTTTGAAATGCTATTTCTATGCTTTCCACACACATCAGTTGTTCGTATTGTTGTTTCTTAAAGATAAGAAATATTTACAGTACGATTCTTCTACTCTTCTTATGAGTACCAGGTTACGTACTAACTTCTTGAACAATGATTTACGACCCATGGATTTTTCAGTCTATGATTGTTTCAGAAAATTAAGTTTATCATATAAGTACTGCTAGACAAGGATATGACTAGCCAAGATTCTCATATAATTAGCTAAATATAAGTAGAAACAAAAGTACTTTTCAATGCAGCTTGATACATGATTTTCTCTTACTTCACTTTGGCATCATCTTACTTGTCTCGCCTTTGGTTTTTCAGCtatgtgattttggttttgctCGAGCTATGTCCACCAACACCGTGGTTTTGCGATCCATTAAAGGTTAAACATCTATATTATCTTTAGCCGTATTAATGAATGAATAACCCAATAAGTTGCTCCTTGTTATTAATCCAAAATCTTACATCAGGCACTCCTCTGTACATGGCGCCAGAGCTTGTGAGAGAACAGCCATACAATCACACTGCCGACTTGTGGTCACTTGGTGTTATATTGTAAGTGGAGAAACTCATCTGAGTTGTCGTACTCCTATTTTTAGAAAAGCTGTTACATATATAACTGTGATGATTGTGATGGCCCATTATTGTGTTATGCACATTTCACTGCACTTGAGATGGTTCTAATTATTTTCTTGTGATACATCAGGTATGAGTTATATGTAGGTCAACCTCCGTTCTACACCAATTCTGTGTATGCTCTCATTCGTCACATTGTTAAGGTATATCAATCTTTTCGTATATGTCCATAGTCTATGATAAACGTTTGAGCTAACATTTTAGTGAATCTTCAAGGATCCTGTCAAATATCCTGATGAAATGAGTCCTTATTTCAAAAGCTTTTTGAAAGGATTACTCAACAaggtgatttttcttttttttttttccttttttaagcTGTCCTATAAACTATTTATTGATATGTTTGAGACTATACTTGAACTGGATGGGTTAAAATGTTTGTCTAATGTGAAACAGGTTCCCCAAAGTCGATTAACCTGGCCTGCTCTCCTTGAGCACCCCTTCGTTAAAGAATCACAAGAGGAAGTTGAAGCCAGGGTAATGATCTGATGTTGTTGACTTTATACTTTGCAGCTTGAGTCTAATGTACAGAGCATTTCGTTAAAACTGTCGTGTTCATACAATGTAAaggatttgaatttggaaaatGTTGTTGGAATAATAGATCACTTAGAGCCTTTAACCGCTTGTTCAGGAAATGCATACTGCAGTAGTCGACCATAAGGCAGCTTGGATGCTCAAAGGAAATGGAGGGCAGCAGAAAAatggtttgattttcttcagtTTGTGGTTAGAATCaatttctcattttattatttcctttattaaatatatagtgttATATGTCACAGAAAAGTGCGACTCTGTGACCCCGGTTGAGAAAACTTCTGCTACAAGAGTTCTAGCTAACGTTCAGTCAGATACGAAGAGTGCTGTCAAAGTAAATTCTCCACCACCTGAGGATTTTCTCGGATTCCCAACCCAAGAGGAGATAAAAAGTTCAGGTAATGAGACATGCTATTTGTAAATCTCTGCTTTTTAACTTTGAGAATTAAAGAGTTATCCAACAGATAGATCCAGCGATGTCaacaatttatgtatatatatgtgcataCTGAGATCTATTTCTAATTATCATATCCATATCAATCTAACAGGCATAAATTATCATCCTTTCATTGTTGATTATGGCCAAatgcattttcttcttcatcacagcATGTAGTCAGTATGCTCTATTGTTCTAGTTTTACAATTCTTAGAGCTTGATTTTTACTATGGTGTCATGCTATGcttgatgtttttgtttagatttaacaCATACGcagttcctttttctttcttcacgTTTTGTATATTTCATATACATACGCAGTTCTCCATTTGTATATCTGCTTATCTTAAAAGATGTGTCGGAAAATTTACATACTTTTTTCTATGTGTGAAACAACTTAAGCTGTCTTTGGAGTTTCTATTGCCTTCTTTCATAATGGACCTATATatcatcctcattcatgcttcGGTTTTTTTCCCCGTTTCAGGTAATGCAACACTAGACAGATTGGAAAGTACATCCCGCACTGTTAAAGGTGCAAAAGTTATAGGTGAAGATGATAAAGCATTGGATCTTCTTTTGCTGTCACTGgaatatatttcaaaatcgCCTGATTCTAAAAGGTAAAAGTTGGTGTATAGGCtgttcttttattatataatgcTGTGCTCCTACTTGATCATAAGGACGGGAACATAAATAGGTTTCTTACATAAGATAGAATCTAAAACAGGGTTGCAACGCTCTGGTTTTATGATCTATTACTCCCTTCCAgtaaattgttttaatttatgatatttttgcaTACATGCATATTCACATTTTCGTTTATGGATGTGCAGGGAAAAAGATGTTGCTTGCTCTGTTCAGTCCCTCAGGATCATTTCCAATTTGGTTGCAGCTCGTGCCATAGTTTCAGTTGGACTGATTGAGAAATTAACATGTGCACTGCTAGACTTTACTGACGCTCTTGTTGGGATGAAATCATCCGAGTTCAACAACATAATACCAAAGGTGAATTCTCTTGACCAAAATTTCTGGCAAGTGTTTGATTAGATACCTACTGTACTTTATTTTTGACAGTCAGCCTGCTTTCCACAAGCAGCAggcaacttttttttaatgattttgtaacACCAACTTATTTCTGTATCAGAGTCTTTCAGTTACTAAAAACTTGGTAGGGCATATTGAAGGCAATAGCATACATAGTTCCTACATCAGGCACTGGACCAAAGTAGTGGAAATTTTCGTACAGGTGACCTTCTTTTGGTTGCATAAGACTCTTGTGATATTAAACGACATGTACTTATTTAGTACTTTATGTGGATGTAGGTCGTTGGATGGGAAGAAGAGGGGACTGGTAGAATTATATATGAGGCATGTTCCTGCATCACAACGATGTTATCTCGAGTTGCCGAAGATCTTAAATCTTCAACTCCTGATTCTGTTTCTGAACAGATTTTGGAGCACGCTAACATGTCTCGCATAGTTGATCATTTGTGTCTTTGTTTGGCTTCTTCTGGGTCGAGTTTAGCTTCTGGCTCTTCACAAATGTTAGCAGCTTCCTGTGAAGCTTGTAGAGCAATATGGATCCTCATAGATACTTCCGAAACATTCTTCAAGAACGATTCTATGAACATATTTCCTCTAGATGCTTTACAAAACCGTCTTTCTCAGTATGACAACGGAAACAGTGAGTGGGGTCCGTTATCTGAGAAACTTGTGGATACAGTGACAAGAGCATATCTCCGATCAAAGCATGTGCAAGTTGCTATTGGTCATTGCCTTCACCAACGAGTGGAGGCTCCCTTGGTTTCTGCAATTCAGGTGATTATGTGatgtttctcttcttgtttGGCTATCCTGTTGTTTTAGGTTGTCTGGATTCACCAAGTTACATGATAACTTGTTATTTTCGTCCACAGCtataattgtatttgtttttccACTCTTTAAACTTAACTGGAAACTGCTTATGTAATGCTTCAGCTCTTGTCAAGATGCTGCCTTCACAATGGAATTATGCCTAGCATGCTTTGTGGTCTTCCCAGTTCACTGCCTATTACGACCGTAGTCAGTGGTGGAGAGGATGGTACAGTTATTTCAGAAATATTTTCTATACTATCCTATGCTTCATTATCAAGCAAAGACCAACAAAcaggagaaaaaaataacttcGAGGGCAGACTAAACAATCTGGTGTTCCATTCATGCCTTCTGTTGGCAACAGTTGCTCAATGTTTGAGGCTAACTGGGAGAAATTCTGCCCTGTTAATGCTTACAAATTCTCCAAGGAAGCATCTACATCGTCTTTCTGCTATAGCCAATCACATTGCCTCAGATGATAAAATTGAAGCTTCTCTTCAGAATCACTCTGCTTCAGCTATGCTTGCTCTCGCATCTATTCTCTCTCTTGAAAAAGGATCTTCTGCTGAATCTTCTGTCTCCGAGATTGCGGTGCCTCTGATACCTCGAGCTACTAAGCTTTGTTATCATCTTAGGCCTATTCCAAGTAATGAAGGTGAAGTCANTTCACCAAGTTACATGATAACTTGTTATTTTCGTCCACAGCtataattgaatttgtttttctttccgCTCTTTAAACTTAACTGGAAACTGCTTATCAGCTTATGTAATGCTTCAGCTTTTGTCAAGATGCTGCCTTCACAATGGAATTATGCCTAGCATGCTTTGTGGTCTTCCCAGTTCACTGCCTATTACGACCGTAGTCAGTGGTGGAGAGGATGGTACAGTTATTTCAGAAATATTTTCTATACTATCATATGCTTCATTATCAAGCAAAGACCAACAAAcaggagaaaaaaataacttcGAGGGCAGACTAAACAATCTGGTGTTCCATTCATGCCTTCTGTTGGCAACAGTTGCTCAATGTTTGAAGCTAACTGGGAGAAATTCTGCCCTGTTAATGCTTACAAATTCTCCAAGGAAGCATTTACATCGTCTCTCTGCTATAGCCAATCACATTGCCTCAGATGATAAAATTGAAGCTTCTCTTCAGAATCACTCTGCTTCAGCTATGCTTGCTCTCGCATCTATTCTCTCTCTTGAAAAAGGATCTTCTGCTGAATCTTCTGTCTCCGAGATTGCGGTGCCTCTGATACCTCGAGCTACTAAGCTTTGTTATCATCTTAGGCCTATTCCAAGTAATGAAGGTGAAGTCATCTCTCATTCTGCTAAGTTTACCAGATGGCACGGACTTCTGGATGGATGTATCGGTTTATTAGAATCCAGATTGAAGTGGGGAGGACCTTTAACTGTGCAACAGCTTATTGCTAGTGGAACACCATTGCTTCTTATCAATCTGTTAGCTGGCAAACTTTCAAATGCTTCCCCAGATGACATCAAGAAAACACCCAACTGGATTGGCTTGTCGCCCGTTGGTGTTATATGGGCCATTTCGTCCATATGCCACTGTCTTTCGGGTGGCACTTTAACTTTCCGTCAGGTTCTTGTGAAGaatgaaaacatgaaaatgatTACTTGTTTATTATCTGATGCTCATATCAAGCTAGTAAAGACCTGGGGAGGTCCTGGGGGAGGAAAGGATGGAGTTAGAGAGACAATAAATGTGATAATAGATCTCCTAGCATTTCCTTTTGTTGCTGTACAAAGTCAACCAGGTCCATTATCTGCCACTGCATCTGTAAATAGTGGATTCATTCTCAACATGGGCTCTCCAGGTGTCAGAGTGTGCATGGAAGATAAAGATTTGCTAAAGGCTATAGAAGAGGATATGGACAAATACATAAAAGTCCTCATGGAGGTTAGTTCTTCAATTCTGATTCCTTGATTTTACATACTTTTGTTTAAATGTTGATTAGTGGCTTGTTTCACATGATTCATTAGCTGAAATATCGTTGTAGACATATTACAAGATCAATCAGTGATGTCTTTGTTTCGCTGAATTTTTCAGGTGGGAGTGCCGAGTTTAATCCTTCGTTGCTTGGAACACTTGGATTTAAAAGATTTAGTGAGGCCTGTTGCTTTTCTTGCCAAATTGGTGGGTCGTCCACGTCTCGCAGTAGAGCTTGTTAGCAAAGGTTTGTTGGATCCTAACAGAATGAAAAAATTACTCAACGGTTCGAGTCCAAGAGAAGTCATACTTGATATTTTGATGATCATATCTGATCTATCGAGGATGGATAAGGTCAGACACTGGATAAACACANNNNNNNNNNNNNNNNNNNNNNNNNNNNNNNNNNNNNNNNNNNNNNNNNNNNNNNNNNNNNNNNNNNNNNNNNNNNNNNNNNNNNNNNNNNNNNNNNNNNNNNNNNNNNNNNNNNNNNNNNNN
Coding sequences within:
- the LOC104744010 gene encoding serine/threonine-protein kinase TIO-like, coding for MGVDDYHVIELVGEGSFGRVYKGRRKYTGQTVAMKFIMKQGKSDKDIHSLRQEIEILRKLKHQNIIEMLDSFENEREFCVVTEFAQGELFEILEDDKCLPEEQVQAIAKQLVKALHYLHSNRIIHRDMKPQNILIGAGSVVKLCDFGFARAMSTNTVVLRSIKGTPLYMAPELVREQPYNHTADLWSLGVILYELYVGQPPFYTNSVYALIRHIVKDPVKYPDEMSPYFKSFLKGLLNKVPQSRLTWPALLEHPFVKESQEEVEAREMHTAVVDHKAAWMLKGNGGQQKNEKCDSVTPVEKTSATRVLANVQSDTKSAVKVNSPPPEDFLGFPTQEEIKSSGNATLDRLESTSRTVKGAKVIGEDDKALDLLLLSLEYISKSPDSKREKDVACSVQSLRIISNLVAARAIVSVGLIEKLTCALLDFTDALVGMKSSEFNNIIPKSLSVTKNLVGHIEGNSIHSSYIRHWTKVVEIFVQVVGWEEEGTGRIIYEACSCITTMLSRVAEDLKSSTPDSVSEQILEHANMSRIVDHLCLCLASSGSSLASGSSQMLAASCEACRAIWILIDTSETFFKNDSMNIFPLDALQNRLSQYDNGNSEWGPLSEKLVDTVTRAYLRSKHVQVAIGHCLHQRVEAPLVSAIQLLSRCCLHNGIMPSMLCGLPSSLPITTVVSGGEDGTVISEIFSILSYASLSSKDQQTGEKNNFEGRLNNLVFHSCLLLATVAQCLRLTGRNSALLMLTNSPRKHLHRLSAIANHIASDDKIEASLQNHSASAMLALASILSLEKGSSAESSVSEIAVPLIPRATKLCYHLRPIPSNEGEVISHSAKFTRWHGLLDGCIGLLESRLKWGGPLTVQQLIASGTPLLLINLLAGKLSNASPDDIKKTPNWIGLSPVGVIWAISSICHCLSGGTLTFRQVLVKNENMKMITCLLSDAHIKLVKTWGGPGGGKDGVRETINVIIDLLAFPFVAVQSQPGPLSATASVNSGFILNMGSPGVRVCMEDKDLLKAIEEDMDKYIKVLMEVGVPSLILRCLEHLDLKDLVRPVAFLAKLVGRPRLAVELVSKGLLDPNRMKKLLNGSSPREVILDILMIISDLSRMDKICRQFVKSSELFPVIARLKQSPEANIAHYASVIVAKVGGDS